CGGCCACGGCGGCCGAGTCCACGCATTCCTTCTGGAACCGGGTGCGGGCCTGGGGCGTGGGCGCGGGCCTCAACGAGGCCGTCAACTACAGCTTCGTGGGCCACGCCGACCTGGACCAATTGTGCCTGGATACAGCCTGCCGGGTGTCCGTGGCCAACCCCCTGTCCGAGGACCAAAACGTCATGCGCCCGGAGCTTGCGCCGGGTCTTTTGCAGAGCGTGCGCGTCAACATCTCCCGGGGCAACGCCGATCTGCGGCTTTTCGAGGTGGCCAAGGTCTTCCATGCCTCTGCCGCCTCCGAAACCGGCTGCATCGAGTACGGCCGTCTGGGGCTGGCCCTGCACGGCAGCCGCCACCCCGAGGGCTGGCCCTTCCCGGCCGAGACCTCCGGCTACGAGGACATCAAGGGGTTGGTGGAAAATCTTCTGGCCGCCTTCCAGCTTCCCGGGGCCGACTATGCCCTGGCCGCCGGGGAGAGCCCCTGGCTGTCGCCGCGCGTGGAGCTGACCCTGGCCGGACGCGACTTCGGCTACATCGGCCGGGTGACGCCCGAGGTGGCCGACGCCTTCCACGCCCGGCGCGAGTTGTGGCTAGCCGAGGTCTCCCTGGACCTTCTGGCCGAGCTGTCCGCCACGACCAGGATCGCCTTCAGGCCGCTGCCCGTCTACCCGCCCGTGCGCCGCGACATCACGGTCATCGCCCCGGCCGAACTGTCCGTCAGGGCCGTCCTTGAGGCCATTGCCGCCAAAAAAACGCCGCTTCTGCGCGACGTGTTTTTGGCCGACCTGTTCGTCCCCGAGGGCGGCGCCGAGCGCAACCTGACCTTCCGCCTGACCTACCGCCACGACGAACGCACCCTCAAGGACAAGGACGTGGACAAGGAACGCGAGGCCCTGACCCGGCATCTGGCCTCGGTCCTCCCCGTGCGCTTCTCCTGACGCCCTTTTGCCCCGTCCGGCCCGTTCGCCCCGGACGGGGGGCTTGACCGTGGGACACGACTTGGCGCACATCTGTCCGGTCATGGAGCCGAAAACATACAAAATCGGCGAGGCGGCCCGGCTGTGCGGCGTCAAGCCCTTTGTCCTGCGCTTTTGGGAAAGCGAGTTCCCCGGTCTTTCCCCCATCCGCACCCCGAAAGGGCAACGGCTCTACACGGACGAGCATGTGCGGCTCATCGCCCGCATCAGAACCCTGCTCCATGAGGACGGGCTGACCATCGAGGGCGCGCGCAAAAAACTTGAGGAAAAAGGCGATGCGGCCGAATTGCTGCGCGTTATCCACGCGGAATTAAGCGACATCCGCAGTCTTTTGAGCAGCGGCGGCAGCGCCCGCGACCACCCCTGACCCCCCCACGCAAGGACACAGGCCATGAAACGGTACCACTTCCTGTCGGCAACGCTCTGCCTGCTGTGTTTTTCGGCCCTTTCCGCCCTGTGCGCCCTGGCCGCCGAAGACGCCGCCGCCCCGGCGGGCGATGTGGCGGATCTGCGCGCCCCGGCGGGCATCCTGGCGGACCTGCGCGGCGTGGTCAGCGCCAGGCTGGAGGGCGGCGATCCGCGCCTCCTGGCCAAGGACGCCCCCGTCTTCGTGTCCGACACCCTCACCACCGGCCCGGCGGACAAGGGCAAGGTGGTTTTTGCCGACGATTCGGTGCTGGAGATCGGCCCGGACAGCGAGGTCCGCATTGCGGAGTTCGCCTACGACACCACGGATCGCGACAATTTTCGCCAGGGAATCCACATGGGCAAGGGACTTTTCCGCTACGCCACGGGGAAGATCGTGGCCCATGACCCGGATCGCCTGCACATCGAATCCCCCCTGGCCAGCATCGGCATCCGCGGCACCACCACCGACCACCTGATCCAGGTCCGGGAAGAGATCAGGGACGGAAAACCCGAGCGTATCGTGGAAAACGAGCTGCACGCCCTGCGGCAGTCCAAATCCAAGACCGAGGTGGTGGTCACCCACCTCAACAAGCCCGTCAGCCTGAAAAAAGAAGACGCCGCGGCCTCGCTTGCCCCAAAAAAACCCGCCGTCACCCGAACCCTGACCGAGGCCGAAAAGAAGGTCTTCGCCGAGATCCCCCTCTCGCCCGCCCCCTTCGATCCCAGGCCGGGCTCAAGCCTTCTCGGCGGCGGGCAGTAGCCCAGGGCCGGGGACACCGCCACCGGCAGGCGGAAAAAAAACCGCAGGAACGTTTCCTGCGGTTTTTTATGCTCACCCCGGAAGGCCTATTTCGTCGCCCTGGCTCTCGATCCACGCAACGCCGCTTACCGGGCTTCTCTCCATGGTGTCGGACAATCTGCATTTTCCATTTTGCAAAAGCGATATTCCATGCGTTTCCCCAGGATATGCAGCCACTCCAGGAGCGTCTCGATGGACACCCGATCCAAGTCGCCGCGCAAAACTTTTGAAACTGTCGGCTGCGTGGATTTCAGCCTTGATGCGGCATCCCGTTGTGTGATCTTGAGATCTTTCAAGATGCTCCTCAACTGAATGATGAGGTCTGATTTCAATGTTAATTCGTTCGGATTTTCAAGTTCAAGATCCGTGAAGATATTACCCGAGCTTATTTCAAATTTCTGTTCGTTTTGCATGATTTTTCTTCCTGTCTCTTTCTACACTGCACATTCGTGTGTCCCAGGCTATAGCCAGCTCAATGGGCTATCGGCTTACATTTCTTTCTCTATATCTTTGGCCATCGTCAGGCGGTGATGTAAAACTCTCCTTATTTCCTTCGGAATTTCTTTTCCAGTTTTCGACTTCTTTTTGAACGGGAAAAGAACAAAAACAAGACGCTTCGTCAGATAGATCACGCAGCGGTACGAATCCGTGGCATGCACTTTGACAAGCTCGACAACCCTTGGCCCAAACTCCGGAAGTGGTTTTGATCCCGTTGGCCGAAGGCCTCGTTGGGCCTCGCACAGCATGTATCCAAACGCCTTCCGCACCTCTGCATCCAGATCGACAAGCTCTTTGCGGCTTGATCCGACAAACAGGATGTCCTTGAGCAGCGGTTCCTCGTCTGACATGCCGACCTCCTCTCAAAAAACCGGGAAAAAACCGTCGACATATATTCCTTTAAGGCATATCCGAGGTTGCGTCAACATCCCGGACTTCATCAAAGGCCGAAAACATGCCGCTGGCGCTGGTGATCAAAAAGGCCCGGGGAAGGAAAAAATCCCGCCTGGGCAGACACAGGCAGGCCCTTACCAGCGCACAAGCGCCACAACGGCAAGGCCGGCCAGAATGGCGGTCAGGCCCAGCCGACGCAACTCCGGCGCGGGGCGCTCGGACAAAAAGCGCAGCACCGTGGGCATCCTTTCGGCCAGGAGAAAATAGGGCAGGCCCTCCAGGATGAAGGCCAGGCCGAGGGCGGTGAGGAAGGTTTTTCCATCGAATTCCATGTCCCCAGTATGCGGCTGCCGCGCCGGGTTGTAAACCGCCGCCTTGAAGCCTGCCCCGAAGTTCGCTAAAGACCTCCTTTGCCGGGGGCAAATCCCTCCCTGTGGAGGGACGAACCGACGCATCGGGACATGATGCCGCCTCTTTCCGCCTGCGGGCTGCTCCCCGGTCCTTCCCAAAAATAGACAAGAAGGTTCCGCCGTGATCGATTTCGACGATTTGGTTTCCAAAAAAAGCGCCGTGGCCGTGGTTGGCCTGGGGTATGTGGGGCTGCCCCTGGCAGTGGCCCTGTCCCGGCATTTCCGGGTGGTCGGTTTCGACATCAGCACCGGCCGGGTCGAGGAACTGCGCTCCGGGGCCGACAGCACCGGCGAGGTCGATCCCGCCCGGCTGGCCGAGGTCGCGGTCGACTACACCACCGACCCCGCCGCCCTGGCCGCCTGCGGGGTGATCATCGTGGCCGTGCCCACCCCCATCGACGCCAACCGCAATCCCGATCTGCGCCCGGTCACCGGGGCCTCGGTCACCGTGGGCAAAAACATGAGCCCCGGCAGCGTGGTGGTCTACGAGTCCACGGTCTATCCCGGGCTCACCGAGGATATCTGCGTGCCGCTTATGGAAGAGCATTCCGGGCTTGTCTGCGGCCGGGACTTCACCGTGGGCTATTCCCCCGAGCGCATCAATCCCGGGGACAAGGTCCACACCCTGGAACGCATCGTCAAGGTGGTGTCCGGCCAGGACGAGCCCACCCGGAAACTTCTGGCCCGGCTCTACGGGACCATCATCACCGCCGGAATCCACGAGGCCTCGAGCATCAAGGTGGCCGAGGCGGCCAAGATTATCGAGAACACCCAGCGCGACCTCAACATCGCGCTGATGAACGAACTCTCGCTCATTTTCGAGCGCATGGGCATCGACACCCTGGAGGTGCTGGAGGCCGCCGGAACCAAGTGGAACTTCCTGCCGTTTCGTCCGGGGCTGGTGGGCGGCCACTGCATCGGCGTCGATCCCTACTACCTGACCTTCAAGGCCCAGGGCATGGGCTACAACCCCCAGGTCATCCTGGCCGGACGGTGCATCAACGACAACATGGGCAAGCATGTGGCCGACACGGCCGTCAAGCGCCTGATCCGGGCCGGACACCGGGTGCGCGGGGCCCGGGTAGGTATCCTGGGCTTGACCTTCAAGGAAAACGTGCCGGATCTGCGCAACACCAAGGTGGTGGACATCGTGCGCGAGCTTGCCGACTACCAGGTGCGGGTGCTGGTCCACGACCCCCTGGCCTCCCCCGAAGAGGCCAGGCGCGAATACGGCCTGACCCTTGAGCCCCTGTCGGCCTTTCGCGACCTGGACGCCCTGATCCTGGCCGTGCCCCACGACGTCTACGTCCGCGACCTCAGCCCCCTGGACCTGCGGTCCTGGTTTCGGGACGAGGGCCAGGGCATCGTCCTGGACGTGCGCGGGGCGCTTGACCGTCAGGCCGTGCGCGACGCGGGCCTGTGGCACTGGAGACTGTAGACCCGCATGACCCTTCTTCTGGCCTGCGCCACCAGGACCGAACTGCGCGCCGTCCTGCCCGCCGGGACCGGCATCCCGGACCAGGGCGCGGCGGCGCATGAGGTCTTTCCCCAAAGCCCGCTGACCCTGCACGGCCACGAGGTGCTGGCGGTCTGCACCGGCGTGGGCCCCGTGGCTGCGGCGGCCGTCCTGGGCCGGGCCCTGGCCCGCCGCCCGGAGATTTCCGGGGTGCTCCAGCTTGGCGTGGCCGGAAGCTTCGACCTGGAGGCGGCCCCCATGGGCGCGGCGTTGTGCGTCATCCGCGAGACGTGGCCCGAATACGGCCTGGCGGGGGCGGACGGCGTGGCCCCCCGGGGCATCGGCCTGCCCATGGCCACCTGCCCCGACGGCCCGGTCCACGAGACCCTGGCCACCGACCCCGACGCGGCGGCTGCGGCCATGGGGCTGGGCCTGCCCGCCGCCTTCGGCCGGGCCGCCTCCCTGACCGTGGCCGGCGTGACCGGCACCATGGAGCGGGCGGCCCTGCTGTACGCCCGCCACGGGGCCCTCCTGGAGAACATGGAGGGATTCGCCGCCGCCCTGGCCTGCCGTCTGGCCGAAACGCCTTTTTTGCAGATCCGCACCGTCTCCAACCTGGTGGGCAGCCGCCAGACCGGACACTGGGACCTCAAAGGGGCCCTGTCCGCATTGCGGCCGACCCTGGCCCGGCTCCTGGGGAATGCCTCATGAAACGCCTTTGCGTGGCCGTCTCCCCCTGCCCCAACGACATGACCATTTTCGGGGCCTGGATACTGGGGCTTGTGCCCGACGCCCCCCGGGCGGATTTCGTCTTTCTTGATGTGGAAAACTTAAACGAGGCCGCCCTGGCGGGCCGGTTCGACATCATCAAGGTCTCGGCCGCCGTGGGCCTGGCCCTTGGCCAGTCCTGCCGCATCCTGCCTGCGGGCGCGGCCTTCGGCCTGGGGGTGGGGCCCAAGCTGGCCGTGCCCGCCGGGGCCGATGCGGACCTGCGCCCGGACACCGTAATCGTGCCCGGCCTTTTGACCACGGCGGCCATGCTTTTGCGCGCCGCCCTGGCCGATCCGGCCGTGGCCGCCCTGCCCGGCATCCCCGCGCCTGACGCGGCATTTGTCCCCGTGCGCTACGATCTGGTGGCCGAAACCGCCGCCAGGAGCCACGCCGCCGCCCTGCTCATCCATGAAACGGCCCTGGTCCCCGAGCGCCACGGCCTGCGCCGCATCCTGGACCTGGGCCGCTGGTGGGACGAAAAAACCGGCGGCCTGCCCCTGCCCCTGGGGTGCATCGTGGGCCGCACGGCCTGCGGCGGCGACACCCTGCGCGAGGTCTCCCGGACCATCCGCACAAGCCTGGAAACGGCCCTAGCCCGGCCGGAGGCGGTCATGCCGCTTATCCGGGCCATGGCCATCGAAAAAGACGGCGGCGTCCTGGACGCCCACATCAAGGCCTACGTCAACGACCTGTCCCGGGACATGGGACCGGCCGGGGAAAAGGCCCTCGCCGCCCTGTCGGCCATGGGAAAATGCCCGGCCTCCCCCTTGCCAGTTCTCGGCGAATCCTGGTACAGGCCCGTCGATGAATCCGCTTGAGCGTTTTTACGAAAAGGAACTTCCCCGCATCAACCGCTTCCTGGAGTCCCAGGCCGAGCGGATGCATGTCTCCGTGCGCCCCACGGTGCGCCACGTGCTCGATTCCGGCGGCAAACGCTTCCGGCCCGTGCTGACCATCCTCATGGCCCGGGCCCTGGGCTACCGGGGCGACGACATCCTGCCCCTGGCCTGCTCCCTGGAGCTTTTGCATTCGGCCACGCTCCTTCACGACGACATCCTCGACGGAGCCAGGCTGCGGCGCGGACGCCAGTCGGCCCACGTCCTTTTCGGCTCCACCCACACCATCCTGGTGGGCGACGCCCTGCTGGCCCTGGCCAACCGGTTGGTGGCCGAATACGGCATTCCGCCCCTGACCCGGCACCTGTCCGAGGCGCTTTTGCGCACGGCCACCGGGGAGATCCAGGAAATCGCCCATCTGCGCGACACGGATCTTTCCATCGCCACCTACTACGAGATCATCACCGGCAAGACCGCCTTTCTCATCCAGGCCGCCTGTCGCTGCGGGGCCGTGTTCGCCGACGCGTCCCCGGACATGGAGGAGGCCGCCGCCGATTACGGCCTGTCGCTCGGCATCGCCTTCCAGCTTGTGGACGACGCCCTGGACTACACCTCCCCGGCCTCGGTCTCCGGCAAGCCAGCCGCCTCGGATCTCAAGGAGGGCAAGGCCACCCTGCCCCTGCTCCTTTTTCTGGCCGACCTGGACCCCCAGGAGCGTCGGCGTCTGGCCGAGGATTTCAAAATGGACCGGCTGACGCCGGATGATCTGGAAAACCTGAGGGATACCATCGTTTCCGGCGGATACGCGGACAAGACCCGCGAGGCGGCCGCCTCGTACCTGGCCCGGGCCGAGACGGCGCTGGCCCCCTTCCCGGCCTCACCGGAGCGGGATCTGCTGGCCCTGGCCCTGGGCCCCATGCTCGACCGGAAGAAATAGCCCCGGGCGCGCCCGGTCCTGGCCGGAAGCCATGGACCAGGCGCCAAGGCCGCCGCCCTGCCTCGAAACATCCCGCGAACACCCCCTTGCAAGGATGACTGCCATGCTTTTTCGCGTCGAAGTGGGACCACGGCCAGGCGTTCGTGACGTCATGGGCGAAAAGACCGCCCGAAAAATCCGCAGCGAACTCGGGCTGGCCATTGGCGGCGTGGACCTGGTTCGGGTCTTCACCCTGGAGGGGCTGACCCGGGACGAGGCCGCCCGGCTGCTCACGGCCCACGCCCTGCACGACCCGGTGCTGCACGAGGCCTCCCTCGCCCCCCTGCCCCTGTCCGACCCGGCCCCGGACTTCATCCTGGAGGTGTCGTTTCGGCCCGGGGTCACGGACAACGAGGGCCGCACCGCCTCGGAGACGGCCGCCCTGGTCCTGGGGTTGCCCCCCGATAAGGCCGCGCAGGCCGCCGTGTACACCGCCGCCCAGTACCGCCTGCGCGGGACGCCCGACCTGGACACGGCCCGGCGCATCGGCCGCGACCTGTTGGCCAACGAACTTATCCAGCGATTCGAGATCAAAAGCCTGGCCCAATGGCGCGACGAACCGGGGTTCACGGCCCGGGCCGCCCGGGTCACCGGACAGGCCTCGGACGACGTGGCCGCCATCGATCTTTTCGCCATGGACGACGCCGCGCTTATGGCCTTTAGCCGGGACAACGTCCTGGCCCTCAGCCTTGTGGAGATGCGGGCCATCCGCGACCACTACGCCGATCCGGCCGTGGCCCAGGCCCGAAAAACCGCCGGGCTGCCGGTTTTGCCCACGGACGCCGAGATCGAAGTCCTGGCCCAGACCTGGTCCGAGCACTGCAAGCACAAGATCTTTAGCGCCGACATCGACTACCAGGACCGGGAAAAGGGCCTGCGCACGTCCCTGACCAGCCTCTACAAGACCTGCATCCAGGGCAGCACCAAAGACATCCGGCGCGAGCTCGGGGAAAACGACTTCTGCCTGTCGGTCTTCACCGACAACGCCGGGGTGGTGCGCTTCACCGACACCCATCACGCCTGCATCAAGGTGGAGACCCACAACAGCCCCTCGGCCCTGGACCCTTACGGCGGCGCGCTGACCGGCATCGTGGGGGTCAACCGCGACCCCATGGGCACCGGGATCGGGGCCAACCTTCTGTGCAACACCGACGTCTTCTGCTTCGCCTCGCCCTTCCATGAAGGGGCGCTGCCCCCACGGCTCCTGCACCCGCGCCGGGTCTTCGAGGGCGTACGCGAGGGCGTGGAGCACGGCGGCAACAAGTCGGGCATCCCCACGGTCAACGGCTCCATCGTCTTCGATGAACGCTACCTGGGCAAGCCCCTGGTCTTTTGCGGCACCGTGGGCCTTTTGCCGGTCACCGTGGCCGGACGCCCGAGCCATCTGAAACACGCCTGCCCCGGCGACGCCATCGTCATGACCGGCGGGCGCATCGGCAAGGACGGCATCCACGGCGCGACCTTTTCCTCCGAGGAGCTGCACGAGGGTTCCCCGGCCACGGCCGTGCAGATCGGCGACCCCATCACCCAGCGCAAGATGTACGATTTTCTCATACGCGCCCGGGACATGGGCCTGTATAACGCCATCACCGACAACGGCGCGGGCGGCCTGTCCTCCTCCGTGGGCGAAATGGCCCAGGACAGCGGCGGCTGCGACCTGGACCTGTCCAAGGCCCCGCTCAAATACGACGGCCTGCGGCCCTGGGAAGTGCTTTTATCCGAGGCCCAGGAGCGCATGACCCTGGCCGTGCCGCAAGCGCACCTCAAGACCTTCCTGGACCTGGCCCGGGAGATGGACGTTTTGGCCACGCAGCTTGGCACGTTCACCGATTCCGGGGTCTTTTTCGTCCGCCACGGCGAAAAACCCGTGGCCCGGCTTCCCATGGACTTCATGCACCACGGCGCGCCGACCATGGCGCTTTCGGCGGTGTGGGAGCGTCCGGATGTGGCCGCCACGGACGCGCCCCGCGTCCCGTCGGATGGTCAGGGGGCGCTGCTCAAACGAATGCTCGGGCGGCTCAACATCTGCAGCAAGGACTATGTGGTGCGCCAGTACGACCATGAGGTCAAAGGCGCCAGCGTGGTCAAGCCCATGGTCGGGGTCAGGCGCGACGGCCCGTCCGACGCCGGGGTGCTGCGGCCCGTGTTGTC
Above is a genomic segment from Desulfolutivibrio sulfodismutans DSM 3696 containing:
- a CDS encoding type II toxin-antitoxin system RelE/ParE family toxin → MSDEEPLLKDILFVGSSRKELVDLDAEVRKAFGYMLCEAQRGLRPTGSKPLPEFGPRVVELVKVHATDSYRCVIYLTKRLVFVLFPFKKKSKTGKEIPKEIRRVLHHRLTMAKDIEKEM
- a CDS encoding AIR synthase-related protein codes for the protein MLFRVEVGPRPGVRDVMGEKTARKIRSELGLAIGGVDLVRVFTLEGLTRDEAARLLTAHALHDPVLHEASLAPLPLSDPAPDFILEVSFRPGVTDNEGRTASETAALVLGLPPDKAAQAAVYTAAQYRLRGTPDLDTARRIGRDLLANELIQRFEIKSLAQWRDEPGFTARAARVTGQASDDVAAIDLFAMDDAALMAFSRDNVLALSLVEMRAIRDHYADPAVAQARKTAGLPVLPTDAEIEVLAQTWSEHCKHKIFSADIDYQDREKGLRTSLTSLYKTCIQGSTKDIRRELGENDFCLSVFTDNAGVVRFTDTHHACIKVETHNSPSALDPYGGALTGIVGVNRDPMGTGIGANLLCNTDVFCFASPFHEGALPPRLLHPRRVFEGVREGVEHGGNKSGIPTVNGSIVFDERYLGKPLVFCGTVGLLPVTVAGRPSHLKHACPGDAIVMTGGRIGKDGIHGATFSSEELHEGSPATAVQIGDPITQRKMYDFLIRARDMGLYNAITDNGAGGLSSSVGEMAQDSGGCDLDLSKAPLKYDGLRPWEVLLSEAQERMTLAVPQAHLKTFLDLAREMDVLATQLGTFTDSGVFFVRHGEKPVARLPMDFMHHGAPTMALSAVWERPDVAATDAPRVPSDGQGALLKRMLGRLNICSKDYVVRQYDHEVKGASVVKPMVGVRRDGPSDAGVLRPVLSRPEGLVLSHGICPKYSDLDAYWMMANAIDEAVRNAVAVGADPDRLAGVDNFCWCDPVVSEKTPDGRYKLAQLVRANLALSHFCRAYRLPCVSGKDSMKNDYTGGGQKISIPPTVLFTVMGSMPEAHKAVTSDFKKPGDLVYLLGTTAPECGGSEIAAEMGFSSPAVPHVDALAAAMRYRALYAAIRQGLVTACHDLSDGGLGVALAEMAIGGRLGCQADLALAPTAGIHAGEGGMSDIELLYAESAGRLLATVSPGDREAFEALFAGQAASCLGRVTETGELALARGGRILARENVEDLALAFAKTLSW
- a CDS encoding nucleotide sugar dehydrogenase; protein product: MIDFDDLVSKKSAVAVVGLGYVGLPLAVALSRHFRVVGFDISTGRVEELRSGADSTGEVDPARLAEVAVDYTTDPAALAACGVIIVAVPTPIDANRNPDLRPVTGASVTVGKNMSPGSVVVYESTVYPGLTEDICVPLMEEHSGLVCGRDFTVGYSPERINPGDKVHTLERIVKVVSGQDEPTRKLLARLYGTIITAGIHEASSIKVAEAAKIIENTQRDLNIALMNELSLIFERMGIDTLEVLEAAGTKWNFLPFRPGLVGGHCIGVDPYYLTFKAQGMGYNPQVILAGRCINDNMGKHVADTAVKRLIRAGHRVRGARVGILGLTFKENVPDLRNTKVVDIVRELADYQVRVLVHDPLASPEEARREYGLTLEPLSAFRDLDALILAVPHDVYVRDLSPLDLRSWFRDEGQGIVLDVRGALDRQAVRDAGLWHWRL
- a CDS encoding MerR family transcriptional regulator, with the protein product MGHDLAHICPVMEPKTYKIGEAARLCGVKPFVLRFWESEFPGLSPIRTPKGQRLYTDEHVRLIARIRTLLHEDGLTIEGARKKLEEKGDAAELLRVIHAELSDIRSLLSSGGSARDHP
- the mqnB gene encoding futalosine hydrolase is translated as MTLLLACATRTELRAVLPAGTGIPDQGAAAHEVFPQSPLTLHGHEVLAVCTGVGPVAAAAVLGRALARRPEISGVLQLGVAGSFDLEAAPMGAALCVIRETWPEYGLAGADGVAPRGIGLPMATCPDGPVHETLATDPDAAAAAMGLGLPAAFGRAASLTVAGVTGTMERAALLYARHGALLENMEGFAAALACRLAETPFLQIRTVSNLVGSRQTGHWDLKGALSALRPTLARLLGNAS
- a CDS encoding MqnA/MqnD/SBP family protein is translated as MKRLCVAVSPCPNDMTIFGAWILGLVPDAPRADFVFLDVENLNEAALAGRFDIIKVSAAVGLALGQSCRILPAGAAFGLGVGPKLAVPAGADADLRPDTVIVPGLLTTAAMLLRAALADPAVAALPGIPAPDAAFVPVRYDLVAETAARSHAAALLIHETALVPERHGLRRILDLGRWWDEKTGGLPLPLGCIVGRTACGGDTLREVSRTIRTSLETALARPEAVMPLIRAMAIEKDGGVLDAHIKAYVNDLSRDMGPAGEKALAALSAMGKCPASPLPVLGESWYRPVDESA
- a CDS encoding DUF2065 domain-containing protein, producing MEFDGKTFLTALGLAFILEGLPYFLLAERMPTVLRFLSERPAPELRRLGLTAILAGLAVVALVRW
- a CDS encoding FecR family protein, which codes for MKRYHFLSATLCLLCFSALSALCALAAEDAAAPAGDVADLRAPAGILADLRGVVSARLEGGDPRLLAKDAPVFVSDTLTTGPADKGKVVFADDSVLEIGPDSEVRIAEFAYDTTDRDNFRQGIHMGKGLFRYATGKIVAHDPDRLHIESPLASIGIRGTTTDHLIQVREEIRDGKPERIVENELHALRQSKSKTEVVVTHLNKPVSLKKEDAAASLAPKKPAVTRTLTEAEKKVFAEIPLSPAPFDPRPGSSLLGGGQ
- a CDS encoding helix-turn-helix domain-containing protein produces the protein MQNEQKFEISSGNIFTDLELENPNELTLKSDLIIQLRSILKDLKITQRDAASRLKSTQPTVSKVLRGDLDRVSIETLLEWLHILGKRMEYRFCKMENADCPTPWREAR
- a CDS encoding polyprenyl synthetase family protein encodes the protein MNPLERFYEKELPRINRFLESQAERMHVSVRPTVRHVLDSGGKRFRPVLTILMARALGYRGDDILPLACSLELLHSATLLHDDILDGARLRRGRQSAHVLFGSTHTILVGDALLALANRLVAEYGIPPLTRHLSEALLRTATGEIQEIAHLRDTDLSIATYYEIITGKTAFLIQAACRCGAVFADASPDMEEAAADYGLSLGIAFQLVDDALDYTSPASVSGKPAASDLKEGKATLPLLLFLADLDPQERRRLAEDFKMDRLTPDDLENLRDTIVSGGYADKTREAAASYLARAETALAPFPASPERDLLALALGPMLDRKK